The genome window CCTGCAACGAGCGGCGGCTTGTCCTGCAGATGTGCACCATGTGCGAGAGGCTGCAGTATCCGCCCACGCCAGGGTGCGACAAGTGTGGATCGGCCGACACTTTCGAGTGGAGAGAGGTCGAGGGCAAGGGACACATCGATGTGTACATGGTGATACGCGACTCCCGCATCAGGGGGTTCCAGTCTGCGCAGCCCATCAACTTCGCCGTGATAACCCTCGACGAGGACCCGGGAATCAACTTCCTGTCCAACCTTCCCGGCACCCCTCCAGGCGAGGTCCCGGTCGGAGCACAGGTGGAACTGATCTTCGAAGAGACGAGCACCGGCCAGCTTGTCCACGAGTGGCAGGTGGTCACCTGACCCACCTTCAACAGGCCCCCTCCCACTCAGAGCTGACATAC of Dehalococcoidia bacterium contains these proteins:
- a CDS encoding OB-fold domain-containing protein; this encodes MERPAPVANELTKPFWDACNERRLVLQMCTMCERLQYPPTPGCDKCGSADTFEWREVEGKGHIDVYMVIRDSRIRGFQSAQPINFAVITLDEDPGINFLSNLPGTPPGEVPVGAQVELIFEETSTGQLVHEWQVVT